One Phaseolus vulgaris cultivar G19833 chromosome 2, P. vulgaris v2.0, whole genome shotgun sequence DNA window includes the following coding sequences:
- the LOC137811048 gene encoding RING-H2 finger protein ATL8-like yields the protein MTRALRILKSADNAAVAAAAPPPEAVALESDFVVILAALLCALICVVGLVAVARCAWLRRGPGGGNSPRQAVVNKGLKKKVLQSLPKFAYVDSNPSKWVATSECVICLGDFAAGDEIRVLPQCGHGFHVSCIDEWLRSHSSCPSCRQVLAVTRCQKCGRFPATAAGASRSGASELELKSREDNNAASIGNCNNNNGDGGGGSGNNVNHHHSHHLNSGFLP from the coding sequence ATGACGCGCGCACTCAGAATTCTCAAATCGGCGGATAACGCCGCGGTGGCAGCGGCGGCTCCGCCGCCGGAGGCGGTGGCGCTCGAGTCCGATTTCGTGGTGATTCTGGCTGCTCTCCTGTGCGCTTTAATCTGCGTGGTGGGACTTGTTGCGGTGGCGCGGTGCGCGTGGCTCCGGCGAGGTCCCGGCGGCGGAAACTCGCCGCGGCAGGCGGTGGTGAACAAGGGACTGAAGAAGAAGGTGCTGCAGTCGCTGCCGAAGTTCGCGTACGTGGACAGCAACCCGAGCAAGTGGGTGGCGACGTCGGAATGCGTGATTTGCCTGGGTGATTTCGCCGCCGGCGACGAGATTCGCGTGCTGCCGCAGTGCGGCCACGGCTTCCACGTGTCCTGCATCGACGAGTGGCTGAGGTCCCACTCCTCCTGCCCTTCCTGCCGCCAGGTCCTCGCTGTCACCAGGTGTCAGAAGTGCGGCCGCTTTCCGGCCACGGCTGCCGGAGCCTCGAGAAGCGGCGCCAGTGAACTGGAATTGAAGTCCAGAGAAGACAACAATGCTGCTTCAATCGGTAATTGCAATAATAACAACGGTGATGGCGGTGGTGGAAGTGGTAATAACGTGAATCATCATCATAGCCACCACTTGAACAGTGGGTTCTTGCCATGA